Proteins from one Mixophyes fleayi isolate aMixFle1 chromosome 9, aMixFle1.hap1, whole genome shotgun sequence genomic window:
- the TMEM187 gene encoding transmembrane protein 187 yields MKTSGTIEQDSSLLHVAGGFAVCLVIVCTGVLDTVSTELGYSHYAEKHSPELPGFLSMPFNSIINVGYIFLGMYWLSQDEKTIGIKDQTGRYLKNVFSWMALAYGPVQWLRLWTQTQRAAILDQWFTLPMFAWAIIWCNSILKNWNSHHFLGIELLSLSSYFLSVFHPQGFESALALHMVWAFVSGLGLQNRYGDSTTKKYLANALISSLGFVGLKLLDHWLAQFFLFKRLTGHFWSKVCDILQFHYAFCFLTHLDRHRSLKWNK; encoded by the coding sequence ATGAAAACTTCAGGCACCATAGAACAGGATAGTTCTTTGTTGCATGTGGCTGGAGGTTTTGCTGTGTGTCTGGTGATTGTGTGCACAGGCGTGTTAGACACAGTCAGCACTGAGCTGGGCTATAGTCACTATGCTGAGAAACATAGCCCTGAACTTCCTGGTTTCCTCTCAATGCCTTTCAATTCCATTATCAATGTTGGATACATCTTTCTGGGCATGTACTGGCTATCCCAGGATGAAAAGACTATCGGGATCAAGGACCAGACCGGACGTTATCTGAAGAATGTCTTCTCCTGGATGGCACTGGCCTATGGCCCGGTCCAGTGGCTCAGGCTGTGGACGCAGACACAACGTGCAGCAATTCTAGATCAGTGGTTTACATTGCCTATGTTTGCTTGGGCCATTATTTGGTGCAACTCCATACTGAAAAACTGGAACAGTCATCATTTCTTGGGAATTGAGCTCCTCTCATTAAGCAGCTATTTCTTGAGTGTATTTCACCCACAAGGCTTTGAATCAGCCCTGGCTTTACATATGGTATGGGCATTTGTTTCTGGACTAGGACTGCAGAACAGATACGGAGATTCGACCACAAAGAAATACTTGGCCAATGCTCTTATTTCCTCCCTTGGATTTGTAGGACTAAAGCTTCTTGATCATTGGTTGGCTCAATTTTTTCTCTTTAAGAGACTGACTGGTCACTTCTGGTCCAAAGTGTGTGACATCTTGCAGTTCCATTACGCTTTCTGCTTTTTAACTCACCTAGACCGCCATAGATCGTTGAAGTGGAATAAATAA